The proteins below come from a single Metarhizium brunneum chromosome 1, complete sequence genomic window:
- the met9 gene encoding Methylenetetrahydrofolate reductase 1, with amino-acid sequence MHIKDMLAEAEKGGQPSFSFEYFPPKTAQGVQNLYDRIDRMYNFGPKFIDITWGAGGRIAELTCEMVLQAQSVYGLETCMHLTCTDMGLDKVNAALQKAYKAGCTNILALRGDPPRAQEKWTAAEGGFHYARDLVKHIRATYGDHFDIGVAGYPEGCDDNKDEEQLLDHLKEKVDMGASFIVTQMFYDADNFVRWVGKVRERGINIPILPGIMPIATYASFLRRAKHMQCKVPDHWMTALEPVKNDDVAVREIGKTLVAEMCRKLLANGIYHLHFYTMNLAQATRMLLEELTWAPCAERPLQQALPWKQSKALGRRDEDVRPIFWRNRNKSYVLRTQDWDEFPNGRWGDSRSPAFGELDAYGIGLTGTNEANRKKWGEPTTVQDIAGIFVKYLNREMESLPWSEAPLTGEANAIKDNLIQLNKRGLLTINSQPAVDGVKSSHPIHGWGPSNGYVYQKAYLELLVPASIFTEMVKRVEDKPTLTYYAVTKDGELKTNAPSDGPNAVTWGVFPGKEIVQPTIVESISFLAWRDEAFRLGTDWAHCFESETPSRVLLDQIMNEWYLVNVVNNDFHENQTIFDLFEGLEVKGLDTPVAV; translated from the exons ATGCATATCAAGGATATGCTAGCCGAAGCCGAGAAGGGCGGCCAGCCGtccttctccttcgagtATTTCCCCCCCAAAACTGCTCAAGGTGTCCAGAATCTTTACGACCGAATCGACCGCATGTATAACTTTGGACCCAAGTTTATAGACATTACTTGGGGAGCTGGAGGCCGTATTGCCGAGCTTACCTGCGAGATGGTTCTTCAAGCCCAGTCAGTCTACGGCCTCGAGACTTGCATGCACTTGACTTGCACCGACATGGGactggacaaggtcaacgCTGCTCTCCAAAAGGCGTACAAGGCTGGTTGCACCAACATCCTTGCCCTCCGCGGCGACCCCCCTCGAGCCCAAGAGAAATGGACTGCTGCCGAAGGCGGATTCCATTATGCCCGCGATCTTGTCAAGCACATTCGAGCTACCTACGGCGACCACTTCGACATTGGCGTTGCTGGCTATCCCGAAGGCTGCGATGACAACAAGGATGAAGAACAACTGCTCGACCATCTGAAAGAAAAGGTGGACATGGGAGCATCATTCATCGTGACCCAGATGTTCTACGATGCCGACAATTTTGTTCGCTGGGTTGGCAAGGTTCGCGAGCGTGGAATCAACATCCCTATTCTTCCTGGTATCATGCCCATTGCTACCTATGCCAGCTTTCTGCGGAGGGCCAAGCACATGCAGTGCAAAGTCCCCGACCACTGGATGACGGCTTTGGAGCCAGTAAAGAATGACGACGTTGCTGTCCGTGAGATTGGAAAGACTCTGGTTGCCGAGATGTGCCGCAAGCTGCTGGCCAATGGCATTTATCACCTGCACTTTTACACCATGAACTTGGCCCAAGCTACGCGCATGCTGCTCGAGGAATTGACTTGGGCACCATGTGCCGAGCGGCCCCTTCAGCAGGCTCTTCCCTGGAAGCAGTCCAAGGCCCTCGGACgacgagatgaagatgtGCGACCTATATTCTGGCGCAACCGCAACAAGTCCTATGTTCTCCGCACGCAGGACTGGGACGAATTTCCCAACGGTCGATGGGGTGATTCTCGGTCCCCTGCTTTCGGAGAGTTGGATGCCTACGGTATCGGCCTGACCGGCACCAACGAGGCCAACCGCAAGAAATGGGGAGAGCCAACCACTGTCCAAGACATTGCCGGCATTTTCGTCAAGTATCTCAACCGAGAAATGGAGTCGCTCCCTTGGAGTGAGGCTCCTCTTACTGGTGAAgccaatgccatcaaggacaATCTTATCCAACTCAACAAGCGTGGCCTTCTAACTATCAACTCGCAGCCTGCGGTTGACGGCGTCAAGTCATCGCACCCCATCCACGGCTGGGGTCCTTCTAACGGCTACGTTTACCAAAAGGCAtaccttgagcttcttgtccctgcctccatcttcaccgaGATGGTTAAGCGTGTCGAGGATAAACCAACCCTGACCTACTACGCTGTCACCAAGGATGGTGAACTCAAGACGAACGCTCCATCAGATGGACCCAACGCTGTAACCTGGGGTGTCTTCCCCGGCAAGGAAATTGTCCAGCCCACTATTGTGGAGAGCATCAGCTTCCTCGCGTGGAGAGATGAGGCATTTAGACTGGGCACGGATTGGGCCCACTGCTTTGAGTCCGAGACGCCTAGCCGAGTTCTCCTTGATCAAATCATGAACGAGTGGTATTTGGTCAATGTTG TCAACAATGACTTCCACGAGAACCAAACCATCTTTGATCTCTTTGAGGGACTTGAAGTCAAGGGACTCGACACTCCTGTGGCCGTATAA
- the JEN1_0 gene encoding Carboxylic acid transporter — protein sequence MTCGDYILSRITTLRPPMDRVTSPMKALRMLDREQWNFFGCAWSGWIMDSFDFFTVSLTLPQLAAEFNKKDSDMTWGITLALMFRPLGSFLFGFLSDRYGRRWPFVINNLMFILLELGTGFCKTYNQFLVCRAFFGIAMGGIYGNSVATALEDCPHPARGFLSGLFQSGYPLGYVLATAMNRALVDTTRYGWRPLFWFSACPPVFIIVWRLRLSETRAFRDRKMISKTLSDNTPTFMDKAWIALRDYWLSILYMVVLMSGFSFVSHGAQDLYPTMLTTEFELTPNQLTVTQVVANMGGFLGAICVGNLSEIFGRRLTIMASLTVAAGVLYPYTRVQTPGLTVAAFFLQFATQGAFGVLPSHLMELSPADIRSIVVGTAYQLGTMASSGSATIQSEIGERYFPLPPGPSGQQRYDYGIVICVFLGAAIALVVMTTFMGPEHKGREFGLDSQEAIEVIMTRDQIPSTSKSDKSLAEAEKA from the exons ATGACATGCGGCGATTATATCCTGTCGCGAATAACTACCCTGCGGCCGCCTATGGACAGAGTCACAAGTCCTATGAAAGCTCTTCGCATGCTCGACCGCGAGCAATGGAATTTTTTTGGG TGTGCCTGGAGTGGCTGGATTATGGATTCCTTCGACTTCTTCACCGTCAGCTTGACATTGCCACAGCTTGCAGCCGAGTTCAACAAGAAAGACTCCGACATGACATGGGGCATTACCCTGGCATTGATGTTTAGGCCGCTGGGCTCGTTTCTTTTTGGATTCTTATCCGATCGCTACGGGCGCAGGTGGCCGTTTGTCATCAACAACTTGATGTTCATTCTCCTCGAGCTCGGGACTGGGTTTTGTAAAACGTACAATCAGTTCCTGGTCTGCAGGGCCTTTTTCGGAATTGCCATGGGAGGAATTTATGGCAACTCCGTCGCAACGGCCCTGGAAGATTGCCCTCACCCAGCGCGAGGATTCTTGTCTGGCCTGTTTCAGTCCGGCTATCCGCTGGGATATGTCTTAGCTACGGCAATGAACCGAGCTTTAGTTGACACGACAAGATATGGATGGAGGCCGCTATTCTGGTTCAGCGCTTGCCCgcccgtcttcatcatcgtaTGGAGGTTGAGGCTCTCTGAGACGAGAGCCTTTCGAGATCGTAAGATGATTTCCAAGACTCTGTCCGACAACACCCCTACTTTCATGGACAAGGCATGGATTGCTCTCCGGGACTACTGGCTTTCCATCCTATACATGGTGGTTTTGATGAGCGGCTTCTCATTTGTT TCTCATGGCGCACAAGACCTGTACCCGACAATGCTCACTACCGAGTTTGAGCTTACGCCGAATCAATTGACAGTCACGCAAGTAGTAGCAAATATGGGGGGGTTCCTCGGTGCAATCTGTGTTGGCAATCTGTCCGAGATTTTCGGGCGCCGCCTAACCATCATGGCCTCTTTAACTGTGGCTGCAGGAGTACTATACCCGTACACAAGAGTTCAGACGCCGGGTCTGACGGTGGCTGCTTTCTTCCTCCAGTTTGCCACACAAGGTGCATTTGGAGTTCTTCCAAGTCATTTGATGGAATTGTCCCCAGCAGACATCCGGTCCATTGTGGTAGGCACTGCATATCAACTTGGGACCATGGCGTCAAGCGGCTCGGCAACAATTCAGTCTGAAATAGGCGAACGCTATTTCCCACTTCCGCCAGGTCCATCTGGTCAACAGCGCTATGACTATGGCATAGTCATCTGTGTATTTCTGGGCGCGGCTATAGCTttggtggtgatgacgacCTTTATGGGACCAGAGCACAAGGGACGCGAATTCGGGTTGGACAGTCAGGAGGCCATCGAAGTTATAATGACGAGGGACCAAATCCCATCAACTTCCAAGTCTGATAAATCATTAGCTGAAGCAGAGAAAGCCTAG